Proteins encoded within one genomic window of Macaca fascicularis isolate 582-1 chromosome 16, T2T-MFA8v1.1:
- the LOC135967818 gene encoding uncharacterized protein, whose amino-acid sequence MLPDKELKDLSQNLPVDASGMTDLHKLLKEVNKFTGGKIQAKDIQKVLGDMGVELTNRELWNLMKMLPITDDGKVYKNILLDNIKSFPGGKCNVSKIGTILENMGYELEDEEIEYLQNHLPTTDEKKVKLNKVMENVESFTGTKINTNEVDDILKNIGIELTPKERWKLLKTLPVTSDGKVCRNLLLDRLKTFQGGKVFENKLETILENMNYKLENEEMKDLRNHLKIDDNGKILLNSVIRAANLFSGDKINASDIQLYLGNVGIEFTNKENQDLLDIVPLDDNKRVYKDRLMDGVKTYRGFMMLPVCVD is encoded by the exons atgCTTCCAGATAAGGAACTTAAAGATTTGTCACAAAACCTACCAGTTGATG CTTCTGGGATGACTGATCTGCATAAACTactaaaagaagtaaataaattcaCAG GAGGAAAAATTCAAGCCAAGGACATACAAAAAGTACTGGGAGACATGGGAGTAGAGCTCACAAATAGGGAACTCTGGAACCTGATGAAAATGTTGCCAATTACTG atgacggaaaggtatataaaaatatattgcttGATAATATAAAATCATTTCCTG GTGGGAAGTGCAATGTCTCTAAAATTGGTACTATCCTGGAAAACATGGGTTATGAGCTggaagatgaggaaattgaataCCTGCAGAACCACCTGCCAACTACTG ATGAAAAGAAGGTTAAACTGAATAAGGTCATGGAAAATGTAGAGTCATTTACAG GAACCAAGATTAATACTAATGAAGTAgatgatattttgaaaaacataggGATAGAACTCACACCTAAGGAACGCTGGAAGCTGCTAAAAACTCTGCCAGTTACTT CTGATGGAAAAGTGTGTCGCAATCTGTTACTAGATCGTTTAAAGACTTTCCAAG gAGGGAAGGTCtttgaaaataaactagaaaccattctggaaaacatgAACTACAaacttgaaaatgaagaaatgaaagatctaCGGAACCATTTGAAAATTGATG ACAATGGaaagattttattaaattctGTGATCCGTGCAGCCAATTTATTTTCTG GTGATAAGATAAATGCCAGTGACATACAACTTTATCTAGGAAATGTAGGTATtgaatttacaaataaagaaaaccagGATCTACTGGACATAGTGCCATTGGATG ataataaaagGGTATATAAAGATAGGCTGATGGATGGAGTGAAGACTTACAGAG GTTTTATGATGCTTCCTGTCTGTGTTGATTGA